A window of Microbacterium luteolum contains these coding sequences:
- a CDS encoding MarR family winged helix-turn-helix transcriptional regulator gives MTSRADISPVFDQDPLDLRLTVASIIHWADSREVREETMQRIRFPLDDMPMFLVVNQLTYRGALRPTDLASTLGTGRANMSKIVRRLEDAGLVTRIASETDERSILIALTPEGREIGERIVANADRHYRAVTEGWSAEDVSQLQRLLGRFARQAMLELASRSPALSAPR, from the coding sequence ATGACGTCGAGGGCCGACATCTCCCCGGTCTTCGACCAGGACCCGCTCGATCTGCGGCTGACCGTCGCCTCGATCATCCACTGGGCGGACAGCCGCGAGGTGCGGGAGGAGACGATGCAGCGCATCCGATTCCCCCTCGACGACATGCCCATGTTCCTGGTCGTCAACCAGCTCACCTACCGCGGCGCCCTGCGCCCCACCGATCTCGCCTCCACCCTCGGCACCGGCAGGGCCAACATGAGCAAGATCGTGCGGCGACTCGAAGACGCGGGTCTCGTCACCCGCATCGCCTCGGAGACCGACGAGCGCAGCATCCTCATCGCCTTGACCCCCGAGGGGCGCGAGATCGGCGAGCGCATCGTCGCCAACGCGGACCGGCACTACCGCGCGGTCACCGAAGGCTGGAGCGCCGAGGATGTCTCGCAGCTGCAGCGCCTCCTCGGACGGTTCGCTCGTCAGGCCATGCTCGAGCTCGCGTCGCGTTCGCCCGCGCTGTCGGCGCCGCGCTGA